The following are from one region of the Noviherbaspirillum sedimenti genome:
- a CDS encoding PilW family protein encodes MWRNYMLHCRTRLHHAGLTLVELMVSMSLSLVVILAATLLLLSSKSAYITNDDVVVIQESGRHAIELIVRALHQAGYEDWDGAGAIRLTATTDSANIIGMDARSLKSTGIAMESPVKKSVNGSDVLGIRFHGAGSGELGDETMLNCAGFSVASSLKDGTGSERGWSIFFVAEDATGEPELRCKYKGKSSWTAVAIARGVESFQILYGLDEDGDGVANVYLRASEVDTLDDALSLAGASSAEQAVDKNRKTHWKKIVTIKVAILIRGENAARADAIGKSYDLFGKDYGDAMGGTDHGTRIEEKTLPAKSRNRIRKLFVATIQLRNQSMGNPA; translated from the coding sequence ATGTGGAGAAACTACATGCTTCATTGCCGGACCAGGCTGCATCATGCCGGGCTGACCCTGGTCGAGTTGATGGTGTCGATGTCATTGAGTCTGGTTGTGATTCTGGCCGCCACGCTGCTGTTATTGAGCAGTAAATCTGCCTACATTACAAACGATGACGTTGTGGTGATCCAGGAAAGCGGGCGCCATGCGATTGAACTCATTGTCAGGGCCTTGCACCAGGCCGGGTATGAGGACTGGGATGGCGCGGGTGCTATCCGGCTGACGGCGACGACTGACAGCGCCAACATCATCGGCATGGATGCGCGCAGCCTGAAAAGTACCGGCATTGCGATGGAGTCGCCGGTTAAAAAATCCGTAAACGGCAGCGACGTGCTGGGCATCCGTTTTCATGGCGCCGGTAGCGGCGAGCTTGGGGATGAAACCATGCTCAACTGCGCAGGCTTCAGTGTCGCTTCTTCCCTGAAGGACGGCACAGGAAGCGAGCGCGGCTGGAGCATTTTTTTCGTCGCCGAAGACGCCACCGGTGAGCCGGAACTGCGGTGCAAATACAAGGGAAAAAGCAGCTGGACAGCCGTGGCGATAGCGCGTGGCGTCGAGTCCTTCCAGATCTTGTATGGCCTCGATGAGGATGGTGACGGTGTTGCCAACGTGTACCTGCGCGCCAGCGAGGTCGACACCCTGGACGACGCCTTGTCGTTGGCCGGTGCGTCCAGCGCCGAACAGGCAGTCGACAAGAACCGCAAGACGCACTGGAAGAAAATTGTCACCATCAAGGTGGCGATCCTGATACGCGGTGAAAACGCCGCCCGCGCGGATGCCATTGGGAAGTCGTACGACTTGTTCGGCAAGGACTATGGCGATGCAATGGGCGGGACCGATCACGGCACCCGTATAGAGGAAAAGACACTGCCCGCCAAGAGCCGCAACCGGATCCGCAAACTTTTCGTCGCCACCATACAGTTGCGCAACCAGAGCATGGGAAACCCGGCATGA
- the pilV gene encoding type IV pilus modification protein PilV: MRKRTKQTGAGFSLVEVLVSLCILSLGVIGAASIQLTALRTTQQSGFHNIALQLATDVADQVRISEASNPLLTLDFKSSEQAAIPAALCYGAAAGCDGASMVAFASYEVQRRLQNLLPQGRIKVCRDATPWDDKAQTYHWDCGSAGSDAPIVVKVGWRNPGEVKAGAATLAAVPQFVLLVRS, translated from the coding sequence ATGCGAAAACGGACAAAGCAAACAGGCGCGGGATTTTCATTGGTCGAAGTGCTGGTGTCCCTGTGCATCCTGTCGTTGGGCGTCATCGGCGCGGCTTCCATACAGTTGACCGCGCTCCGTACCACCCAGCAATCCGGGTTCCACAATATCGCACTGCAACTGGCGACCGACGTCGCCGACCAGGTCCGCATCAGTGAGGCAAGTAATCCCCTGCTGACACTGGATTTCAAAAGCAGCGAGCAAGCCGCCATACCCGCTGCGCTCTGTTATGGCGCCGCAGCAGGATGTGACGGCGCAAGCATGGTGGCATTCGCCAGTTACGAAGTACAAAGGCGGCTCCAGAATTTGTTGCCGCAGGGCCGGATCAAAGTCTGTCGTGATGCTACGCCTTGGGATGACAAAGCTCAAACCTATCATTGGGATTGTGGCAGCGCCGGCAGCGACGCACCCATTGTGGTCAAGGTCGGCTGGCGGAATCCGGGCGAGGTCAAGGCTGGCGCCGCAACGCTCGCGGCTGTTCCGCAATTCGTCTTGCTGGTCCGTTCCTGA
- the tnpA gene encoding IS66-like element accessory protein TnpA encodes MDSLILEGRRKRRPNFPVAFKRQLAQQASEPGASVSHLAQQHGINANMLFKWRRHLVAGLFDAAPAPQAMLPVTIVERAAAVAPTSTPRLAATTETASTTNTCVARQGIIEIAIADVTVRFDGHADLAMLHAILRMVRA; translated from the coding sequence ATGGATTCATTGATTTTAGAGGGGCGTCGCAAGCGGCGCCCGAATTTTCCGGTTGCGTTCAAACGGCAGCTGGCACAGCAGGCCAGCGAGCCTGGCGCTTCCGTTTCCCATCTGGCGCAGCAGCACGGCATCAACGCCAACATGCTGTTCAAGTGGCGGCGCCATTTGGTGGCTGGCCTGTTCGATGCTGCGCCAGCGCCTCAGGCCATGTTGCCCGTCACGATAGTCGAGAGAGCGGCAGCGGTCGCGCCCACATCAACGCCTCGACTTGCGGCGACGACGGAGACGGCAAGCACAACGAACACGTGCGTTGCGCGACAAGGCATCATCGAAATCGCCATCGCCGATGTGACGGTCCGATTCGATGGCCATGCCGATCTGGCCATGCTGCACGCGATTCTGCGGATGGTGCGCGCATGA
- the tnpB gene encoding IS66 family insertion sequence element accessory protein TnpB (TnpB, as the term is used for proteins encoded by IS66 family insertion elements, is considered an accessory protein, since TnpC, encoded by a neighboring gene, is a DDE family transposase.), translating into MMGLPAGTRIWIAAGITDMRAGMNGLAAKVQMTLAEEPLSGHVFVFRGRRGNVIKVLWATGDGLCLLIKRLEHGRFVWPQADSGKIHLTPAQLSMLLEGINWKQPERTGPPLSLL; encoded by the coding sequence ATGATGGGCCTGCCGGCGGGAACACGCATCTGGATCGCCGCAGGCATCACCGACATGCGGGCAGGCATGAATGGCCTGGCGGCCAAGGTGCAAATGACCCTGGCCGAGGAGCCGCTCTCAGGCCATGTGTTCGTCTTCCGTGGCCGGCGTGGCAATGTCATCAAGGTGCTGTGGGCCACCGGCGATGGACTATGTCTACTCATCAAGCGGCTTGAGCATGGCCGGTTTGTCTGGCCACAAGCCGACAGCGGCAAGATCCACCTGACCCCGGCGCAGCTGTCCATGCTGCTGGAGGGGATCAACTGGAAGCAGCCGGAACGCACCGGGCCACCGCTTTCCTTGTTGTAA